A genomic segment from Geitlerinema sp. PCC 7407 encodes:
- a CDS encoding YggT family protein, whose amino-acid sequence MNPSVTLLTSTLATFLNIYFILLIIRVLLTWFPNVNWFDPPFSILSQLTDPYLNLFRSIIPPLGGLDLSPVLAIFLLQFLAGLVSSIGPQGVPGL is encoded by the coding sequence ATGAATCCCTCAGTGACGCTGCTGACTAGCACGCTGGCGACGTTTCTCAATATCTATTTCATTTTGTTGATTATTCGGGTCCTGCTGACTTGGTTTCCGAATGTGAACTGGTTTGACCCACCTTTCTCGATTCTGAGCCAGCTGACGGACCCCTATCTCAACCTGTTTCGGTCGATCATTCCGCCCCTCGGTGGACTCGATCTTTCACCGGTGCTGGCGATTTTCTTGCTGCAATTCTTGGCAGGCTTGGTAAGCAGCATCGGACCTCAGGGCGTACCGGGGCTGTAG
- a CDS encoding DUF4079 domain-containing protein: MLEIPAALKPVMTFFHPLLMWVLLAVTLYALYLGIQIRRTRSAEGDLKKELIKGKFNLKHHVVGSILLVFMVTGTLGGMAVTYINNGKLFVGPHLLAGLGMTGLIATSASLVPFMQKGQGWARYTHIVLNGVLVGLFGWQAVTGMQIVQRILNS, translated from the coding sequence ATGTTAGAGATTCCTGCCGCTCTCAAGCCGGTGATGACCTTCTTTCACCCGCTCTTGATGTGGGTGCTCTTGGCCGTGACCCTCTATGCTCTCTACCTCGGCATCCAGATCCGCCGAACCCGCTCCGCTGAAGGCGATCTCAAAAAAGAGCTGATCAAGGGCAAATTTAACCTCAAGCACCATGTTGTGGGCTCGATTTTGCTGGTCTTCATGGTGACGGGGACGCTGGGCGGCATGGCCGTGACCTATATCAACAACGGCAAGCTTTTCGTCGGGCCGCACCTGCTGGCAGGCCTGGGCATGACGGGGCTGATTGCGACGTCTGCGTCGCTGGTTCCCTTCATGCAAAAAGGCCAGGGCTGGGCGCGATACACCCACATCGTTCTCAATGGGGTGCTGGTGGGTCTGTTTGGCTGGCAGGCTGTGACGGGCATGCAGATTGTGCAGCGAATCCTCAACTCGTGA
- the upp gene encoding uracil phosphoribosyltransferase, giving the protein MTLQLRVYVPPHPLIRHWLAVARDGSTPPVLFRSAMTELGRWLTYEAIRDWLPTVEGTVQTPLAPCAATWVNPEVPLVVVPILRAGLALLDGAQSLLPLASVYHIGLARDEETLEATCYLNKLPERFAPETRVLIPEPMLATGGTIMIVMEELIRRGIDPGFVRIVSVVAAPPALQKLSAHYPSLNIYTATIDEGLDERGFIVPGLGDAGDRTFGT; this is encoded by the coding sequence GTGACTCTTCAACTTCGCGTTTACGTTCCGCCTCATCCCCTGATTCGTCATTGGCTGGCCGTGGCCCGCGATGGATCAACGCCACCGGTTCTCTTTCGCAGCGCGATGACCGAGCTGGGTCGCTGGCTGACCTACGAGGCTATCCGAGACTGGCTGCCGACCGTGGAAGGAACTGTTCAGACGCCGCTGGCTCCCTGCGCGGCAACCTGGGTCAATCCGGAGGTGCCTTTGGTGGTGGTGCCGATTTTGCGGGCGGGTCTGGCGCTGCTAGATGGAGCCCAGAGTCTGCTGCCGCTGGCGTCGGTGTACCACATCGGGCTGGCTCGCGATGAGGAAACCCTGGAGGCGACCTGCTACTTGAATAAGCTGCCGGAGCGATTTGCGCCGGAGACGCGGGTTTTGATTCCGGAGCCGATGCTGGCGACGGGCGGCACGATTATGATCGTAATGGAGGAGCTGATCCGGCGAGGCATTGATCCGGGTTTTGTGCGGATTGTGTCGGTGGTGGCAGCTCCCCCGGCGCTGCAAAAGCTGAGCGCTCACTATCCGAGCTTGAATATCTACACGGCCACGATCGATGAAGGCTTGGATGAACGAGGCTTTATTGTGCCGGGGCTCGGGGACGCGGGCGATCGCACCTTTGGCACCTAG
- a CDS encoding sodium:solute symporter family protein, with translation MQLVDWLIVLLYFVLTMVLGLYLARKASGSLADYFVSGRSLPWWLAGTSMAATTFSIDTPLYVAGVVGNRGIAGNWEWWSFGIAHVVMIYVFARLWRRSEVLTDAELTELRYGGKAAAVLRGTKAFLFAVPINCIGIGYAMLAMVKVIDALELWQSLGVTPGDGLKLWSVIGVSAMVLVYSGFSGLWGVVITDFFQFVLALLGAFVVAVVAVNHLGGMRPLIESAQQYTAQDVLSFLPFHLDAGGFRWSEVAGITSSTFFAYVFIQWWAFRRSDGGGEFIQRLVAAKNESEAEKSAWLFNVLHYMIRTWPWVVVALAAIAIYPDLGDRELGYPKLMLDFLPPVVLGLVVASLLAAFMSTVSTLINWGASYLTNDLYYRFIKPEATQGELVLAGRLASVVVTLLGAMAAFFAEDVTTVFRLVIAIGTGPGLVLILRWFWWRVNAAAELASMIGGFVIGVLTSSLGSVFPDFGTRLLVISASTAVIWIAVMALTPPESDEVLDRFYTKVRPGGPGWRRQQGRTGLPPLQDLGRDLKRVMAALLLLFGAMFSLGGFLLLQPLTGWLNLVAAVIGGVWLRQINKSQAPPPARPGLESDAPIDEYWL, from the coding sequence ATGCAACTGGTTGACTGGCTAATTGTCCTTCTTTACTTTGTCCTGACGATGGTCCTGGGGCTGTACCTTGCCCGCAAGGCATCGGGCAGTCTGGCGGACTACTTTGTGTCTGGGCGATCGCTCCCGTGGTGGCTGGCAGGTACCAGCATGGCCGCGACGACCTTTTCGATTGATACGCCCCTGTATGTGGCCGGTGTGGTCGGCAATCGGGGGATTGCGGGCAATTGGGAATGGTGGAGCTTTGGCATTGCCCACGTGGTGATGATCTATGTCTTCGCGCGGCTGTGGCGGCGCTCTGAGGTCCTGACGGATGCTGAGCTGACGGAGCTGCGCTACGGCGGCAAGGCGGCGGCTGTGCTGCGGGGGACAAAGGCTTTTCTGTTTGCGGTGCCGATCAACTGCATTGGCATCGGCTACGCCATGCTCGCAATGGTCAAGGTGATCGATGCCTTGGAGCTGTGGCAGAGCCTGGGTGTCACGCCGGGAGATGGTCTCAAGCTGTGGAGCGTGATCGGGGTCAGCGCGATGGTGCTGGTCTACTCGGGCTTTTCGGGGCTCTGGGGCGTGGTGATTACGGACTTTTTTCAGTTTGTGCTGGCGCTGCTGGGAGCCTTTGTGGTGGCGGTGGTGGCGGTCAACCACCTGGGCGGAATGCGGCCTCTGATTGAGTCTGCGCAGCAGTACACGGCCCAAGATGTGCTGTCGTTTTTGCCGTTTCATCTCGATGCGGGGGGATTCCGCTGGAGCGAGGTGGCGGGCATTACGAGCAGCACTTTCTTTGCCTATGTGTTTATTCAGTGGTGGGCGTTTCGGCGCAGTGATGGCGGCGGCGAGTTTATCCAGCGACTGGTGGCGGCCAAAAATGAGAGCGAGGCGGAGAAGTCGGCCTGGCTATTTAATGTGCTCCACTACATGATCCGCACGTGGCCCTGGGTGGTGGTGGCACTGGCGGCGATCGCCATCTACCCTGACCTGGGCGATCGCGAGCTCGGCTATCCCAAGCTAATGCTCGACTTTTTGCCACCGGTGGTCCTGGGTCTGGTCGTTGCCTCGCTGCTGGCTGCTTTCATGAGCACGGTCTCCACCTTGATCAACTGGGGGGCCTCCTATCTCACCAACGACCTGTACTACCGCTTCATCAAGCCCGAGGCAACCCAGGGGGAACTGGTCCTAGCGGGCCGATTGGCCTCGGTGGTGGTGACGCTGCTGGGCGCGATGGCGGCGTTCTTCGCGGAGGACGTGACGACGGTTTTCCGGCTGGTGATTGCTATCGGGACGGGACCGGGGCTGGTGCTGATTTTGCGCTGGTTCTGGTGGCGCGTGAATGCGGCCGCTGAGCTGGCCTCCATGATTGGCGGCTTTGTGATCGGGGTTTTGACCTCGTCTTTGGGGAGCGTTTTCCCTGACTTTGGCACACGGCTGCTGGTGATTTCTGCGAGTACTGCGGTGATCTGGATTGCGGTGATGGCGCTGACGCCTCCCGAATCCGACGAAGTGCTCGATCGCTTCTATACAAAGGTGCGCCCCGGCGGCCCAGGATGGCGACGCCAGCAAGGACGCACAGGCTTGCCGCCGCTCCAGGATTTGGGAAGAGATCTCAAACGGGTGATGGCTGCGCTGCTGCTGCTTTTTGGGGCGATGTTCTCGCTGGGTGGCTTCTTGCTGCTACAACCCCTGACGGGCTGGCTCAACTTGGTGGCAGCCGTGATCGGCGGCGTCTGGCTGCGGCAAATTAATAAATCTCAGGCGCCGCCGCCTGCGCGCCCTGGCCTGGAAAGCGATGCACCCATCGACGAGTATTGGTTGTAG
- the lexA gene encoding transcriptional repressor LexA, with translation MEPLTKVQQELFDWLVLYIRENQHPPSIRQMMLAMGLKSPAPVQSRLNHLRTKGYIDWTEGKARTIQILLPQGVPIRGEIAAGGLIEPCTDTVEQLDLSEFLMQPQYFALRVNGDSMIEDHIAEGDVVIMRPPVEPDLVRDGTIVAARVEGHGTTLKRLYREGDRVTLQPANSLYPPIEVLAEQVDIQGVLVGVWRGYERGVK, from the coding sequence ATGGAACCGTTGACCAAAGTCCAGCAAGAGCTTTTTGACTGGCTGGTCTTGTACATTCGGGAAAATCAGCATCCGCCGTCAATTCGTCAAATGATGCTGGCAATGGGGCTCAAGTCCCCAGCGCCTGTGCAAAGTCGCCTCAACCATTTGCGCACGAAGGGCTACATTGACTGGACGGAGGGGAAGGCCCGTACGATCCAAATTTTGCTGCCTCAGGGGGTGCCAATCAGAGGAGAGATCGCCGCCGGGGGGCTGATCGAACCCTGTACGGATACGGTGGAGCAGCTAGATTTGTCGGAGTTTCTGATGCAGCCGCAGTACTTTGCGCTGCGGGTGAATGGGGACAGCATGATCGAGGACCACATCGCTGAGGGAGATGTGGTGATTATGCGGCCGCCGGTGGAGCCTGACCTGGTGCGCGATGGGACGATCGTGGCGGCGCGGGTCGAGGGCCACGGGACGACCCTCAAGCGCCTGTACCGAGAGGGCGATCGCGTGACGCTGCAGCCAGCGAACTCTTTGTATCCGCCGATCGAGGTGTTGGCGGAGCAGGTGGATATCCAGGGGGTGCTGGTGGGGGTTTGGCGCGGCTATGAGCGCGGGGTGAAGTAG
- a CDS encoding glycoside hydrolase family protein has product MHSPPPDSNSPLAPTPRPRRPRGRRRRGRLVLVGLSLLAALWVARSPWTEVQRLIQDPRYPGQWDYVAPLVMEGGDPYVRALMRTISASEANDLEPYSLLYGGYRIEDLRQHPDECITIVAGPNEGDCTTAAGRYQFITTTWEDVAALYHPQQGQPFQFWSADFSFEPEYQDLVVYRWLSDPGAWGIDIPELLRQGRLDEVLQNLSSTWTSLGYGIETNSMTSYLPTIYEKALREELQRVGQSVNLRGDDAG; this is encoded by the coding sequence GTGCACTCTCCTCCGCCTGACTCCAACTCGCCCCTCGCGCCAACTCCTCGCCCAAGGCGGCCCAGAGGTCGTCGCCGTCGTGGACGCCTCGTACTCGTTGGTCTGTCCCTGCTGGCCGCCCTCTGGGTCGCGCGATCGCCCTGGACCGAGGTCCAGCGCCTGATCCAGGATCCGCGCTATCCGGGCCAGTGGGACTATGTCGCGCCCCTCGTCATGGAGGGCGGCGACCCCTACGTTCGGGCGCTGATGCGGACCATCTCCGCCAGCGAGGCCAACGATCTCGAGCCCTATTCGCTGCTCTACGGCGGCTACCGAATCGAGGATCTGCGCCAGCATCCGGATGAGTGCATCACCATCGTGGCGGGACCAAATGAGGGAGACTGCACGACTGCCGCTGGCCGCTATCAGTTCATCACCACGACGTGGGAAGACGTGGCGGCTCTCTACCATCCCCAGCAGGGGCAGCCCTTCCAGTTTTGGTCGGCTGACTTTAGCTTTGAGCCGGAGTATCAAGATCTGGTGGTCTATCGCTGGCTGAGCGATCCGGGGGCCTGGGGCATTGATATCCCAGAGCTGCTGCGCCAGGGGCGTCTGGACGAGGTCCTCCAGAACCTGTCGAGCACCTGGACGAGCCTGGGCTATGGCATCGAGACCAACTCGATGACGAGCTATTTGCCGACGATCTATGAAAAGGCGCTGCGAGAAGAGCTTCAGCGCGTTGGCCAGTCGGTAAATCTGAGGGGCGACGACGCTGGTTAA
- a CDS encoding RNA-guided endonuclease TnpB family protein, producing the protein MRTAYQYRLRPTSSQVALMSEWLELLRRQYNYRLGERFSWYEQNRCDINVCPLICHLPELRENPDFYSQKRDLVNSKALFPEYQQIHSQVLQDCIGRVKKTFDRWLKGDCNGKRSGKPRFKGAGRYRSFTFPQAKQDCIQGKQINLPKIGWVKLIQHRPLPEGFKVKTATVSYKVDGWYVTLSLEDSSVPALTPDATGIENTMGIDLGLKSFLVDDAGQEEPIPQHYRKAEKRLKRLQRSLSRKKKGSNRRKKAVKRVAKAHLKVSNQRKDFHHKVANKLLSKGNHVAHEKLNIRGIARSKLAKSTHDAGWGQFLQILAIKAERAGLLTIEVNPNGTSQNCSGCGVKVPKTLQDRIHACPECGLTIDRDHNAAVNIKYLAVGHSVNKAQATPDGLPGVTEKPTPYTSVSV; encoded by the coding sequence ATGAGAACCGCCTACCAGTACCGATTGCGTCCAACTTCCAGTCAAGTCGCCTTGATGAGCGAATGGCTGGAACTCTTGCGCAGACAGTACAACTACCGTCTCGGTGAGCGGTTCTCTTGGTATGAACAAAACCGCTGTGACATCAATGTCTGTCCCTTAATTTGTCATCTGCCAGAGCTTCGAGAGAATCCTGACTTCTACTCTCAGAAACGAGACCTGGTGAACTCCAAAGCTCTGTTTCCGGAGTACCAGCAGATTCACTCTCAAGTGCTGCAAGACTGCATTGGCCGGGTGAAGAAGACCTTTGACCGCTGGCTCAAAGGAGACTGCAACGGCAAGCGAAGCGGCAAGCCTCGCTTCAAAGGAGCAGGCCGCTATCGCTCCTTCACCTTCCCGCAAGCAAAGCAAGACTGCATCCAGGGCAAACAAATCAATCTCCCCAAGATTGGCTGGGTGAAACTGATTCAGCATCGACCCTTACCGGAAGGCTTCAAGGTCAAGACCGCCACCGTCAGCTACAAAGTTGATGGCTGGTATGTGACTCTGAGCTTGGAAGACTCCTCTGTCCCAGCTCTCACTCCCGATGCCACCGGCATTGAGAACACGATGGGGATTGATTTGGGCTTGAAGTCGTTTTTGGTAGACGATGCAGGGCAAGAAGAACCCATTCCCCAGCACTACCGAAAAGCTGAAAAGCGTCTGAAGCGGTTGCAGCGTTCACTGTCACGCAAGAAAAAAGGGTCCAATCGCCGGAAGAAGGCGGTTAAACGAGTTGCCAAGGCGCACCTAAAAGTCTCAAATCAGCGCAAGGACTTTCACCACAAAGTCGCAAACAAGCTTTTATCCAAAGGAAATCATGTTGCTCATGAAAAGCTAAACATTCGAGGTATTGCCAGGAGCAAGCTGGCAAAGTCAACTCATGATGCTGGTTGGGGCCAGTTCCTGCAAATTCTGGCAATCAAGGCTGAAAGAGCCGGGTTGCTGACGATTGAAGTGAATCCCAACGGTACGTCTCAGAACTGCTCTGGTTGCGGGGTCAAGGTACCAAAAACACTTCAGGACAGGATTCATGCCTGTCCTGAGTGTGGGCTGACGATTGACCGTGACCACAATGCAGCGGTCAATATCAAGTATTTGGCGGTAGGGCATTCCGTCAATAAAGCTCAGGCAACGCCCGATGGGTTACCAGGGGTCACTGAGAAGCCGACACCGTATACGTCAGTATCGGTGTAG
- a CDS encoding N-acetyltransferase yields the protein MPGYELKTGSGLDRALLTKFMGQTYREFFPVPDLSVLQRTVEQYFSPETPLWWVEPQSADPPEPSLLPSAVREPVGCLWMGNAVDQVEGDRHAHVFLLYVAPDHRCRGIGSALMRHAESWARERGDRRLGLQVFADNAIALHLYESLGFQVRSLWMLKTLEPEP from the coding sequence GTGCCAGGGTACGAGCTAAAGACGGGGTCAGGGCTCGATCGGGCGCTGCTGACAAAATTTATGGGCCAAACCTATCGGGAGTTTTTCCCGGTACCGGATTTGTCTGTCCTCCAGCGGACGGTGGAGCAGTATTTTTCTCCAGAAACGCCGCTGTGGTGGGTGGAGCCGCAGTCAGCGGATCCGCCGGAGCCGAGCTTGCTGCCGTCTGCGGTGCGGGAGCCGGTGGGCTGCCTGTGGATGGGCAACGCGGTGGATCAGGTGGAGGGCGATCGCCATGCCCATGTTTTTTTGCTGTATGTGGCGCCGGACCATCGCTGCCGGGGAATCGGCTCGGCGCTGATGCGCCATGCGGAGTCCTGGGCCCGAGAGCGAGGCGATCGCCGGTTGGGCCTGCAAGTGTTTGCGGACAATGCGATCGCCCTACATCTCTACGAATCCCTGGGCTTTCAGGTGCGCTCCCTGTGGATGCTCAAGACCCTCGAGCCAGAGCCCTAA
- a CDS encoding ankyrin repeat domain-containing protein — MAAAKDERLIRAARAGDLHQVEALLAAGAVVDETDSAGTTALMFAAQKGYREIVQRLLTGGAAIDRAQGRFGVTALMLAAAGQQVDTVALLLKAGAAVNACNEDGSTALMAAALRGSAVIVEMLLEAGAAVNAVDQDGDTALMLALRQGHGAIAQMLLQAGADLPPAIEEDPPLVLAAQQGHLGLVQALIDRGAAVNKGDVEGRSPLIAAAEAGHEAVVACLLGNGASVNAADRAGDTALILAADQGHGAIAQALLNHGADPNYANGEGQTALMAAAAGGYTAIAQQLLDRGANLQAQDQDSETALNLAVVEGHTDTVQLLLERGADPQHRNRLGDTPLLVAALHGHSAIAAHLLRYGADSSSKNFGETALTLAVGHGHIDTVRVLLAVGLNPNIQTKTGKTLLMRAADQGDGDMVRTLIAHGANPSAQDESGATALMWAAHQGHLDAIEALIEGQADLNQRNQGGYSALMIAEFNGFRSVAQRLRQAGAQE; from the coding sequence ATGGCAGCGGCAAAGGACGAGCGACTAATTCGCGCAGCTCGGGCGGGGGATCTGCATCAGGTGGAGGCGCTGCTAGCAGCAGGGGCCGTCGTCGATGAAACGGACAGCGCGGGAACTACGGCGCTGATGTTCGCGGCCCAGAAGGGCTACCGGGAAATTGTGCAGCGCCTGCTGACAGGTGGCGCGGCGATTGATCGAGCTCAGGGGCGCTTTGGGGTGACGGCGCTCATGCTGGCGGCAGCGGGGCAGCAGGTGGATACGGTGGCGCTGCTGCTGAAGGCGGGCGCAGCGGTGAATGCCTGTAATGAAGATGGCAGCACGGCGCTGATGGCGGCTGCGCTGCGGGGCAGCGCGGTGATTGTGGAGATGCTGCTGGAGGCGGGGGCGGCGGTGAATGCGGTGGACCAAGACGGTGATACGGCGCTGATGCTGGCGCTGCGGCAGGGACACGGCGCGATCGCCCAAATGCTCTTGCAGGCGGGCGCGGATTTGCCGCCTGCCATCGAGGAAGACCCGCCGCTGGTGTTGGCCGCCCAGCAGGGCCACTTGGGTCTGGTTCAGGCCCTGATCGATCGCGGGGCAGCGGTGAACAAGGGGGACGTGGAAGGGCGATCGCCCCTCATAGCCGCCGCCGAAGCGGGCCATGAAGCCGTGGTAGCCTGCCTCCTGGGAAACGGGGCCAGCGTCAACGCTGCCGATCGGGCCGGAGACACAGCCCTGATTTTGGCCGCTGACCAAGGACACGGCGCCATCGCCCAGGCCCTCCTCAACCACGGAGCCGACCCCAACTACGCCAACGGCGAAGGCCAAACGGCCCTGATGGCAGCGGCCGCCGGGGGATACACGGCGATCGCCCAGCAGCTGCTCGATCGCGGCGCAAATCTTCAAGCGCAGGACCAAGACAGCGAAACAGCGCTGAACCTGGCCGTCGTTGAGGGGCACACTGACACCGTTCAGCTCTTGCTAGAGCGAGGAGCCGACCCCCAGCACCGCAACCGCCTCGGCGACACGCCGCTCCTCGTGGCGGCTCTCCACGGCCACAGCGCGATCGCAGCTCACCTGCTGCGCTACGGCGCCGACAGCAGCAGCAAAAACTTTGGGGAAACCGCCCTCACCCTCGCTGTCGGCCACGGTCACATCGACACTGTTCGGGTCTTGCTCGCGGTCGGCCTCAACCCGAACATTCAGACCAAAACGGGCAAAACCCTGCTCATGCGGGCCGCCGATCAGGGCGATGGCGACATGGTTCGGACCCTCATTGCCCACGGCGCCAATCCCTCTGCCCAAGACGAGTCTGGAGCCACAGCGCTCATGTGGGCCGCCCATCAGGGCCACCTAGACGCGATCGAAGCCCTGATCGAAGGCCAGGCCGACCTCAATCAGCGCAACCAGGGCGGCTACAGCGCCCTGATGATCGCGGAGTTCAATGGCTTTAGGAGCGTGGCCCAGCGACTGCGGCAGGCAGGAGCGCAAGAATAG
- a CDS encoding SDR family oxidoreductase: MKVLVVGATGETGRRVVEELVRRQIAVRALVRNREQATSLLPPQAEIVVGDVLKPDTLTAALDGMTAVICATGARPSLDPTGPYQVDYEGTKNLAIAAQQHNIEHLVLVSSLCVSRFFHPLNLFWLVLWWKKQAEEFLQRSGLTYTIVRPGGLKNEDSEASIIMEKADTLFEGSIPRTKVAQVCVEALFQPAARNQIVEIVARLEEPSKPLADLFESVA, translated from the coding sequence ATGAAAGTTTTGGTTGTGGGAGCTACCGGCGAAACGGGGCGGCGTGTGGTAGAAGAGCTGGTGCGTCGCCAGATCGCTGTTCGAGCCTTGGTGCGCAACCGCGAGCAAGCGACCAGCCTCTTGCCGCCCCAAGCCGAAATTGTGGTGGGCGATGTCCTCAAGCCGGACACTTTGACCGCTGCCCTAGACGGCATGACCGCCGTCATCTGCGCCACGGGCGCCAGACCGAGCCTGGATCCGACAGGCCCCTATCAGGTGGACTACGAGGGGACCAAAAACCTGGCGATCGCCGCTCAGCAGCACAATATTGAGCACCTGGTGCTGGTGTCTTCCCTCTGCGTCTCGCGCTTCTTTCATCCCCTCAACCTGTTTTGGCTGGTGCTCTGGTGGAAAAAGCAAGCCGAGGAATTTTTGCAGCGCAGCGGCCTGACCTACACCATTGTTCGCCCCGGCGGCCTCAAAAATGAGGACTCCGAAGCGTCGATCATAATGGAAAAAGCTGACACGCTTTTTGAAGGCAGTATCCCGCGAACCAAAGTTGCTCAAGTGTGCGTCGAGGCCCTCTTCCAGCCCGCTGCTCGCAACCAGATTGTCGAGATCGTGGCCCGACTGGAGGAACCCAGCAAGCCCTTGGCGGATCTGTTTGAAAGCGTGGCCTAA
- a CDS encoding DUF1997 domain-containing protein: MQSHSIHHSPVEVHEALLDSMTGLTNPDFSVTEHSEHSTHAEPTRFRNHFVGCMEMQADARTVGDYLDAHPGWFRRCAHPMKAEPISENGYALVIGRFGSFGYEIEPKIGLDLLPQEEGVYRIRTIAVPDYTPIGYDVDFQASLSLLEHPGEVDATMTHVEWTLDLEVTIHFPKFIHALPQGLIQTTGDRLLRQIVRQVSRRLTHKVQEDFHSNLGLAMPQPAKKKSLWARGHHDAL; encoded by the coding sequence ATGCAGTCACACTCCATTCACCATTCTCCCGTCGAGGTTCACGAAGCGCTGCTGGATTCGATGACAGGCTTGACCAATCCTGACTTTTCCGTGACTGAGCATTCGGAGCATTCTACCCACGCCGAGCCGACCCGGTTTCGGAATCACTTTGTCGGCTGCATGGAAATGCAGGCCGATGCTCGCACCGTTGGCGACTACCTTGACGCGCATCCGGGATGGTTTCGTCGCTGCGCCCATCCCATGAAGGCCGAGCCCATCAGCGAAAATGGCTACGCTCTGGTGATTGGCCGCTTTGGCTCCTTTGGCTACGAGATTGAGCCCAAAATTGGTCTCGATTTGCTGCCCCAAGAAGAAGGGGTTTACCGCATTCGCACCATTGCGGTCCCTGACTACACGCCCATCGGCTACGACGTCGATTTCCAGGCTTCCCTGTCTCTCCTAGAGCACCCCGGCGAGGTGGATGCCACCATGACCCATGTCGAGTGGACCCTGGACCTGGAAGTGACCATTCATTTCCCGAAGTTCATTCACGCGCTGCCCCAGGGCCTGATCCAGACGACGGGCGATCGCCTCCTGCGCCAGATCGTGCGCCAAGTTTCGCGCCGGCTCACCCACAAGGTCCAAGAAGACTTTCACAGCAACCTCGGCCTAGCCATGCCCCAGCCCGCCAAGAAAAAGTCGCTCTGGGCTCGGGGTCATCACGACGCCCTCTAG